DNA sequence from the Callospermophilus lateralis isolate mCalLat2 chromosome 2, mCalLat2.hap1, whole genome shotgun sequence genome:
atagCATCCTGGGAAAGAAAAAATTGAGGACTTAAAGAAGAGaaagcacccccccccccccacacacacatacccacacacacttgTGTTGGAATAAATAAAGTACTGTCAATATTCATTCACAAACAACTGTTACTATCTTGCCAAAAGACcttaaatttagaaaataaaaatgtgaacaATGATTAAAGTATAGCTAAGGCTAGTAGCAATTAAAACAGCTTAGACTATCACGTCCCCAAACAATTCCTATTTGTGTTCAAAGTCCTACTGGAGATGGTCCAGTTGaaagccaagtcagcctcctaggGCTTGGTGGAGTCGGAGTGGGCAGGGAATTCACAGCAAGGAGATGCAGGTTGAGGCCCAGAGCTCCCAGCCTGCCCTCTTCCCTTGTGCAGAGGCCACAGGGAAGGGGTGACTGTGTCTAAACATGTGCTGTTCCCAGGGAAGGGGGTTTCTCAGAGAGTCAGTTCCGTGGTTCCCTAGGTGGTAAGAAGATGATCACAGCTCGGGCTTTGCTCAGTCTCAGGTAAGATGTGGCTGCAGCCCCTGTGAGCAGGAGGGAGGAAAGGCATGAGGAAGACCTGCCCATGGAGTGCTGTGTGCTCTGGAGCCTGGGACATGGCCTGGGATGCTACCACCTGGGGATTCCTGATCCTGGGAGGGGCTCCTGGCACTGAGTTCCACAGGGAGTGGGGCAGCAGGTTAGCTCTGGAGCCAGTGAGGTGTCACTACTTATGCCAATGATACTCACAGAGGCAGACGTTCCCCCTGCTGAGGATGAGGACAGCTCTGTCTCTCCCTGGAAAGGTGACCAGTTTTCTAGGTTGCCTGTGGGTAGTGAGAAAGGGGTGTCTACCTTCTCTTGCAGGGGTTAGGACACCCAGCAAATATCCTTTAAGATAATCAGtttctaagttagacaccccagcACTTTCTGGGTTGGGAAGGGGTCCCTGCACAGATGTTGACCAAGTCTTTGGAGGTAATCCGGAACCACAAAAGTGACCTATCAGAGGATGTCACCTTCCTGAGGCCTGCCATTTGCTGGGTAAGAAGAGACCTGGAGCTGACCCACCCAATCTTGAAGTAGCAAGCGATTGCACAGCAGCAGAGGCAGCCTAGGTGCTCGGGGAAGGGACCGCTGGCTGCATCAGAAGCTCTCAGCACTGGCACTTTATCTCACTGAGAAGAACTCAGAGGAGGAACACGCTTGAGAGTGGAGAGTGGGGAGAGTTCTCACTCACTCATCAATGCCTTGGATGAGGACCAAAATGGCAAGAAGTAGTACAATATCTTATAATAAAACCCTAAGAGCCAAATCAACTGCATAGAATAAAAGGGACAAATTAAATACAAATGGTGacatctatttaattttttaaattgaggcTGAGGAGTATTCATTAATTAAGTATCAAGCTTAGTGTTGGGCTTCCTAGCAGCTAAGGCATAAAGGGAAACATGTAGCATTCATGGTTAAGAAGGATGATATCCATGTCTCCATTCAGAGACAGGAACGCATATGTGTGGGGGGCTGAAGTTGGAGGAAGTTTGTTAAGAACTCAGGATCACATCCCTTCTGTAAATGAGGCACTGGTTTAAAGAAATGGAATTCACTGAGGTTTTCAAGCATTTCAGACATATtctacacagattttttttttttgaaacatacTTGAAAACTTGTCGATGTTCTAAAGAAAATCTGGTTGACTCTCTAGAGAAGTACGTGTAAGGCTTCCTGGGGCAATGGTCCAATGTGCACAGTGAGCTTTGAGACACAGGTTCATTGTATTTACAGATGACCATGGAGAGACACTGATATTTTGGAGCGAGGAATTAGAATTCTTCACAAGATCTCAAAAGGCTGGAGTGGTGAATCAAACCTCaaaaatgttcatttaaagaAGAGGTAAggctaaaagaaaaaagagagagggaaagaaggaagggagggggagggagggacatTACAAGCAGCAGCTTGGATGGCATCATTTTCTCGTCATCATCCAGGTTGTGTGGCCACATGTCCATGTTAATTCTGGTTCTGACAATTAATGGTTCTGCAATTACCGGGACGTTTGTGATCCTTGCTCTGTACCCTCTCAAATGGGAGTTTAAAATGTCAATAACATTTTAATGACTTAAAAAAATAAGCAAGTGTTCTTTACAGAAAATTTGAACAATAGAGAAAAGtataaagaaaatatcaatcTCCTAATTCTCTCTAAAAGGCTGCTAAGCGTGGAGGGTTGGTTTCCTTTTGGAGGGATGACCTCATTGCTGACACCCTGTGTGCCACTTTGTTTCCTCGTTCAGCATTACGTTATCAGCACTTACTTCATTAAACCTCTTAAGTGGAACAATTTTAATGGGAATGTAAGAGCTGATCATATGAATACCCCACCATTGCCTTGAACTTTAACTCACGGTATTAGTTTCCTTTATAGAAAAACCGTTAAACCATCTTGGACGCATCTTAATGCATTTGGGTCCATGTTCTGGTCTGTTTTGTTGGGACAACTTTTAATGTGGAGCGTTGGTTTAATCATGAAACATTTAAAAACTCTTCTTGAAAGTTGCCGATTCTCTCTTCAGAAAGGGTATGCTCTAATAGTTTCAAAGGTAGAAAATAAAGATGACCTTTTCTATTTTGAAAGTACTGATGTGAGTCACCGGTACTACTAATCTCAATAAAACCTCAGTGTTTGCGTCAGAGCATAATTATCAAGTGCCGGGCACTGATGTGGGTCCTGGGTGTTAGTGAGGGTGAAGTGGAGTCGGTGGCTACCCCATGGAGCTTGGAGACCATGGAGGGGACAAttacaaagaagtgagcccagagGTGAACACAGCACTGTGTTAGAGATAACGGTTCTCTTTCTAGTCCCCGACTTTCCCCTTCATGTTTAACTCATGGAAGTCAAATGTTTGGGGTAAAGGGTCTGCTAGGCTCCTTTACTTACCCTGGAGACAGAAACAgtaagagatagagatagagatagagatggagatagagatatagatagagagagagagatagagagagagagagaaagagggggggggagggggaatgTGCTCCTGCCTTTGCTCCCAGGAATGCAATTTCACCTCTTCAGGAACAACATACTCTTACAAACTTCCATATGGAAATTGGCCAGCCATGAAGGAGCCGATATTCTATCCCACTTGCCCAGGTAAGGCTGTGCCAAAACACTGCATCATTGGACGAGAGCACAGAGTTAGAAGcacttaggaaaaaaagaaaaataaacattttacttGCAAACTGGGCATTGAGAGCTAGTATTTAGAGGAAAAGCTGCCATCAGCAGGAATACTAAGCATGACTTATTCTGTGTGAGAAGAAGCAACAAAGAGGTTAAGGGATCATTATGTGTACAAAGGTCACGGCATATCTTCAGACAGGAGTAGAGCAAAATTCAGTCTTTTGGGGATGATCTGGTCACCGCAGGGTGCTAAGTGCCAAGTAACATTTTTCCACCGTTCATGTCATGTGAGGTATGTTGCGGTCTCTCCTGCTCAAACTCACATGTTAAAACTGTAGCTCCCGTTGTGATGGTCACGCGGGGCATGTGGGGAGTAATCAGTTTCAGGAGATTCAGCATGCATGTCCCTTGAAGGGTTTAGGGTCCTCATAGAAGGGGAAGAGACCCTGCAGCTTCCTCTCCCTGCCAGAAGAGCATACAGTGAGAAGGCAGCATCTGCGGTCCAGGATGGGGGCCTCACTAAGAACCAGTTTTATAGCACCCTGAACTTGGAGttaccagcctccagaactgtgagcaatgAAAATCTTGTCTAAGCCACTCAGTCTATGCTATTCTAAAATAACACTCTGAACTGTTTAAAACAAGTGTTTACTCTTTAGAACAAGGATAAGTGTCAGGTTAGTTTTCTCCAGGGGATATGGTGTGTGCTTGTCTGTATGTTtgcttttgtgtgtgagtgtgtgtgtgtgtgtgtgtgtgtgtgtgtgtgtgtgtctaattGTTTTAGATCCCATAAAAACTTGCTTAGAAATGCATTTCTACTGATCATAAGtggtgcaaagaaaaaaaataaaagaagatattTTATCTTTTTGGAATTGGGGAATGAACACAGGgacactatcactgagctacatgcacagccctttttattttatcttattttattttttggggtaccaggcattgaacccaggggcacttggccattgagccacatccccacccctatttttattttatttagagataaggtctcactgaattgcttagcaaagccttgcttttgctgaggctggctttgatcctcctgcatcagcctcctggggtgttgggattacaggcgtgcacgacCCTTCCTggtgctctttttattttttagtttgagatagagtctctctttgttgcccaggctggtcttggatttgtgatcctctggcctcagcttcTGGGATATAGGTGTAAACCACTATACACAAGAGACTCTAGAATGAATTAAAACacaatattttttccctttaagcATGAAATAACTATTTGTTAAGAACCAACTGTATGTAACAAATTGTGGACAGGCATCAGTTTGGGACCATTTACAGGGGTGAGGGCAGAATTCCAGGAATATACAAAGGGTGATGAGGCACTCAGGGCTAGCAATGGGGGAAGTGACACGGTGAGGGAACAGTGTTACTGAGCCCAGCTGTACCTGGTGCTATGGGGGTCAGGCCACCCACCCAGAACTGCAGTCATAGAACCAATagggaagagggaggaggaggtggCATGGAATGCATGGGATAAATACCCTGCCTGTCTTCATACTGTTCTTCATTCTTCTGCCTGTACCTCTCCTACCAGAAGCCAGAGAGTGAAGGAGCCCTGGTGACGTAATGCATGGGGACCAGCCTTTCAAGGGGCAGAGTGGGGCAGAGAATGGATCTGGGGGTAACTGTTGCATAACCAGCAAAACCTTCCTTTGGTGAATCACCAACAGGAACAGCAACCTCTCCAAATTTGGGGAATAGGGTGTCTAGAGGGTAGAATAACATCACAGAGCCAAGGACTGAGGAATTTTCAGGAAAAGGGAGCGGCCACTAGGCGTAAATGCAACAGAGATGAAGTCAAATTATTGGATTCAGGAACTTGGAAGTCCTTGGTGGTCTTCATTAAAGTGGTCTCAGGGAGCTGGAGGGGTGAGGTGGGAAGCACACGGCCCATGATGAAGGAAGAACAGCAGATGTCCATTCTGGGAGGCCGGGAGGGTGACATAACCCTGAAGGTGGTTTCTTTATACTGGGGGAGCTGAGGGCCCTCTAGAGTCGGGGGCAGAGGTAGGTGTTGGAGCTTGAGCAGTGGATCTGTGGAGCAAGACCCCAGAGGGCccagcaggaggctgaggccagtaTTTATGCCAAGGAGGAGGGACGCTCCCACTGAGGCAGGTGGGAGTGTGAGATGGGCAGCCGGGTGGGCAGAGACCGCTGCAGGCCCAGAGGTGGTGAGCACAAAGGAGAGCTGCCTCGGGGGCTTCTGTTCCTGCTTTGTGTGTGTGCAGGGGGGTAGAAGAGAAGGGCGACGAGGTGAGGGACTAGCCTTGGTGAGGACTGGAAAGAGGGGCTGACTCGGGGGCTTGGGGAGGGTGCTGGGGTTGATAATGCCAATCTCTGCTGTGGCACCAGGGGACAGAGTTTTGTGGTCTTTTTCAGTCATGATCAGCTAGGATTAGAGACAGGGGACATTACAGCAGGTGTCAGGGCTCACAGAAGGACGTGAAAATGGCGAGCATTGGTGGAAGACTAGTGGAAAAGAAGCATCAGACATCTTTGTTAGATGAGAGAGAATAGAGCCCAGAGGAGACTTCTTTGGGGAAGCTGGAAGCCTCAAGGTGGTCTGGAAGAGGTGGAAGAAGAGTGGTTTTCAGGATTACTAGCATTCATGAGTGCTTGCTAGGGAGCTGCCACATTTAGTCTCCTGAGGCTCTTGAGAATGATACAGTCCTGTCTTTATAGATGAAGACACTGAAGGAGAAGCATCTGGTTGACATTGATCTGTCCTCAGGGGCAGCGCCTGGGCTAACAGCAGGCCCCATGCAGAGGACACATGGAGGAAGCAAACCAAACTGGGATGGTCCACTTCCACTTCCGCCCCTTCTCCCGACTCCCCGAGGTGCAGGTGGTGATTTTCGTGACCTTTCTCGGGATGTACTTGGTCAGCGTCAGTGGCAACCTCTCCATTTTCCTCACCATCTGGATGAACCGCTGtctccacacccccatgtacttcttcctggcAAACCTGGCAGCTCTGGAGGTCTTGTACTCCTCCACCATCGCCCCTCTGACCCTGGCCAGCGTCCTGTCCACAGAGAGCACCCTCATCTCCCTGCCAGGCTGCGGCACCCAGATGTTCTTCTTCATCTTCCTGGGCAGCGCGGACTGCATTCTGCTGGCCGTCATGGCCTACGACCGGTTTGTGGCCATCTGTCACCCTCTGCGCTACACCCTCATCATGAGCTGGCGCGTGTGTGTGCAGCTGGCCGTGGGGTCCCTCGTGCTGGGGTTCGCCTTGGCCCTGCAGCTGACTGTGCTCATCTTCCGGCTGCCCTTCTGCAGCAGCAAGGAGATCAGCCTGTTCTACTGCGACGTCCTCCCTGTCATGAGGCTGGCCTGTGCCGACACCCACGTCCACGAGGTCACCCTGTTTGTGGTCAGTGTCATTGTGCTCACCATCCCCTCCCTGCTCATCACCCTGTCCTATGTCTTCATTGTGGCTGCCATCCTGAAGATGCGCTCTGCAGAGGGGAGGCACAAGGCCTTCTCCACCTGCTCCTCCCACCTGACTGTGGTGCTCCTGCAGTATGGGTGCACAAGTGTCATCTACCTGTGCCCCAGCTCCAGGTACTCTCCAGACAGGGGCCAGGTGGTGTCTGTGGTTTACACGTTTGTCACCCCTGTGCTGAACCCCTTGATCTACAGCATGAGGAACAGGGAGCTTAAGGAGGCTTTGAAGAGAGCAATGAGGAGGCTCCTTGTGCTCTAGCACAGCGAGCACTCTGACTGTTCCTCGACAACACCCCCCAGGGAAGACCACAAGTCGCCTGCAAGAGGAGATGGGGGCCGGCAGGGCAGTGGTTTCATACTGTTAGGCTTCCTGATTGCAGCACTTTGAaatatcttttttgttgttgttgtcgtcctcagtttcttcatcttcaGAATGAGGACTAATAACCCCCCAGTATGTAGCTATGAATCCCCAGATACATTAAGTGAAAATACTTCATGACTTTTAAAGGGAGAGATTGCCGTGAATGTGGTTATTAGCATCCCATGTCTAGCCCTACCTTGGACTCGTCTTCATATCCAGTTATTAGGTTGCCAACAATCTCAAACGCTGTACATCCAGGGAGGGATGTACAACCAGCTATAAGATGCAAATCACACTGGGAACATCGTAGCTTCTTTCTCTTGATGTGGCATAAACTCTGAActgttaaaaaatattaattttcactCAATTTATTTTCCAGGGAAAGATGCTGGGGAAAGCTCTGGAATTTCAGTGCTAGcagtttcactttgttcttttaATCCTGGAGCCAAGCTGCTCATCCCCGTCTCTAACTCTATGTTAGTTGGCCTTTGGATGCTGTCCTCTCAACTGCTTAGTACCATCTCTAGTCTCCTTCTCTCATATTCCACATTctcctttcttttt
Encoded proteins:
- the LOC143390549 gene encoding olfactory receptor 10V1-like, with translation MEEANQTGMVHFHFRPFSRLPEVQVVIFVTFLGMYLVSVSGNLSIFLTIWMNRCLHTPMYFFLANLAALEVLYSSTIAPLTLASVLSTESTLISLPGCGTQMFFFIFLGSADCILLAVMAYDRFVAICHPLRYTLIMSWRVCVQLAVGSLVLGFALALQLTVLIFRLPFCSSKEISLFYCDVLPVMRLACADTHVHEVTLFVVSVIVLTIPSLLITLSYVFIVAAILKMRSAEGRHKAFSTCSSHLTVVLLQYGCTSVIYLCPSSRYSPDRGQVVSVVYTFVTPVLNPLIYSMRNRELKEALKRAMRRLLVPQTQEALLGLFLSVKLNVDGL